Proteins co-encoded in one Thermomicrobiales bacterium genomic window:
- a CDS encoding 4a-hydroxytetrahydrobiopterin dehydratase: MDESESMAREPLPSAEVDRLIDRELPGWRREDRGIRKRFQRATFPAAIEFVGRIADLAEAANHHPDIDIRWRTVILYLTTHEAGGVTTLDLDLARQIDALG; this comes from the coding sequence ATGGACGAGAGCGAGAGCATGGCCCGCGAACCACTGCCAAGCGCCGAGGTAGATCGGCTCATTGATCGCGAGCTGCCCGGCTGGAGACGCGAGGACCGCGGAATTCGCAAGCGTTTCCAGCGGGCGACGTTTCCCGCAGCGATCGAGTTTGTCGGCCGCATCGCCGATCTCGCCGAGGCCGCCAATCATCACCCCGATATCGACATTCGCTGGCGGACGGTGATTCTCTACCTCACGACCCACGAGGCCGGCGGGGTGACAACGCTGGATCTCGATCTGGCCCGGCAGATCGACGCGCTCGGTTGA
- a CDS encoding macro domain-containing protein codes for MQERKQPTIDVVVGDIADVATHQAEVYVNAANNELWMGSGVAGALKRAAGQEVEEQAMAQGPIEVGDAVLTSAGSMPAPARAIIHAAAMGFTDRTQIYASIQTVEAATRRALALCDANHYRSVVLPALGTGVGGLDDVSCATAMVTALRDHLAAGSDLQRILFVVRTPGRAEVFRSEIARLLG; via the coding sequence ATGCAGGAGCGAAAACAGCCCACGATCGATGTCGTCGTCGGTGATATCGCCGATGTCGCTACGCACCAGGCCGAGGTCTATGTCAACGCGGCGAACAATGAGCTCTGGATGGGATCGGGCGTCGCGGGAGCGCTCAAGCGCGCGGCCGGGCAGGAAGTCGAGGAGCAGGCGATGGCGCAGGGACCGATCGAAGTCGGCGACGCAGTCCTGACGAGCGCCGGCAGCATGCCGGCCCCCGCCCGGGCCATCATCCACGCCGCCGCGATGGGCTTCACCGATCGGACACAGATCTATGCGTCCATCCAGACGGTCGAAGCCGCCACCCGCCGCGCGCTGGCGCTCTGCGACGCCAACCACTACCGCAGCGTCGTCCTTCCGGCGCTCGGCACCGGCGTCGGCGGCCTCGACGACGTCTCCTGCGCCACCGCGATGGTCACGGCGCTCCGCGACCACCTGGCCGCCGGCAGCGACCTCCAGCGCATCCTCTTCGTCGTCCGCACCCCCGGCCGCGCCGAGGTGTTCCGGAGCGAGATCGCGCGACTGCTGGGGTAG
- a CDS encoding NADH-quinone oxidoreductase subunit J: MAPEVLIFDILAVIAVIAGIGVVVSRNPVHSAVALVVTFVNLAGIYVMLRAEFLAAVQIIVYTGAILVLVLFVIMLVDMDDLPDFHGGQPLQRVASLLIGLILLAEIAAAVLTRTVVGQPGPWNEATVTEAGGNVQVIGQFLYSGYVLPIQAVAIVLLVGTIGALVMARPDEIGVRTTARQTGTISLGHSRGSDIVALPAGVNASAAHAIRREDMRDGLVMVTSADAYTDYPAWAGGDVALVGSTDTLREESEFPAGAGVGSEEDR, translated from the coding sequence ATGGCGCCTGAGGTGCTGATATTCGATATCCTGGCGGTGATCGCGGTCATCGCCGGCATCGGGGTCGTCGTGTCGCGCAATCCGGTGCATAGCGCCGTCGCGCTCGTCGTGACGTTCGTCAATCTGGCCGGCATCTATGTGATGCTACGCGCCGAGTTTCTCGCCGCAGTGCAGATCATCGTCTATACCGGCGCGATCCTTGTCCTCGTCCTGTTCGTGATCATGCTTGTCGACATGGACGACCTGCCTGATTTCCACGGTGGCCAGCCGCTTCAACGCGTTGCCAGCCTGTTGATCGGGCTCATCCTTCTTGCCGAGATCGCGGCCGCCGTGCTGACCCGAACGGTCGTCGGCCAGCCCGGCCCATGGAACGAAGCGACCGTTACTGAGGCCGGCGGCAATGTTCAGGTCATCGGGCAGTTCCTCTACTCGGGCTACGTCCTGCCGATCCAGGCCGTCGCGATCGTGCTGCTTGTCGGAACGATCGGCGCACTGGTGATGGCGCGGCCCGACGAGATCGGCGTGCGGACGACCGCTCGCCAGACAGGGACAATCTCTCTCGGACACTCGCGCGGCTCCGACATCGTCGCGCTGCCGGCCGGCGTCAACGCTTCGGCAGCCCACGCGATACGACGCGAAGACATGCGCGACGGGTTGGTCATGGTTACATCGGCCGACGCGTACACCGACTACCCTGCCTGGGCGGGCGGCGATGTCGCGCTGGTCGGGTCGACCGATACTCTCCGTGAGGAAAGCGAATTCCCGGCCGGGGCCGGAGTCGGCAGTGAGGAGGATCGCTGA
- a CDS encoding transglycosylase domain-containing protein, producing the protein MPPRRPVPDRHYRRLSRRRHSPTRRIALARLRARREHADRVSSVARLASTLTIFVMLLLLLGGGVGAGVAIASWSYFTEDLPAIDQFEARQFETTRIYDRNWTLLYEVSDPEYGWRTYLPLAKITNNGQNMNLVNATIAAEDERFWTNYGVEPLAIVRGAFINMTGRGSSGGSTITQQLVRQLFPEKIGFERSYERKIREAIVAVQMTQTYSKEEILELYLNTIYYGNRAYGIDAASQAYFNKHPWELDLAEASMLAGLPQAPSYYDPTVNMEAAKSRQRYVLDQMTNQGYITREDADAAWNQLLDPQTRENRYNLAPHWVNFVIGKLEERYGAEKVYRGGLQVRTTLDYTLQQQAEEAVNAHLATLAPYDASNGALVAMLPGSGEIVAMVGSADYTDDAISGQVNVTVSERQPGSAFMPITYAAAFESGWYPGTVILDYAVRFDTPGAPEPEYVPVNAGGVIHGAISVRNALARSLNVPAVRAIDYAGVEDTIAVAHRVGIRDGLWRGTDVYGLALTLGGGEVSPLELTNAYATFANNGRFVPWTSVLEIRGPDAEDLQLFDPARAWAGARQVIDPGHAYEITSILSDDASRRPTYGAGNPLEFPDLARPVASKTGTSADWRDNWTVGYSTDLVVGVWVGNTDNAPMRQIDGIAGAAPIFHDFLVRAHDPAFATTLAGPDGQPVPVTFAQPDNIVEIDACLPTGKLPMPGVGTYREITTTKDRPVVRCDQLTAREAADLRLALADLTVNGSRYTPEGITSLLAYAQAVGGGIGIPDNPVEPTPTPTPTPTPTPTPTPTPTPTPTPTRPPSTPTPSRPGPPGQTTTVPNLSGLDRAAATAALRAAGLQVGSVVPVRQSDLPPGVNINTVQVGQVILQSPVWGVSVPTGSFINIAIRAE; encoded by the coding sequence ATGCCGCCACGACGCCCCGTCCCTGACCGGCACTATCGGCGGCTCTCACGCCGCCGGCATAGTCCTACACGCCGGATCGCGCTGGCGCGACTCCGGGCTCGGCGCGAACACGCCGACCGCGTCTCTTCCGTGGCTCGCCTTGCCAGCACACTGACGATCTTCGTGATGTTGCTGCTCCTGCTCGGCGGCGGAGTCGGCGCGGGCGTCGCAATTGCCAGCTGGAGCTACTTTACCGAGGATCTGCCGGCGATCGATCAATTTGAAGCACGTCAATTCGAGACGACCCGCATCTACGACCGCAACTGGACGTTGCTCTACGAGGTCAGCGACCCGGAATATGGCTGGCGCACGTATCTCCCTCTCGCGAAGATCACGAACAATGGCCAGAATATGAACCTGGTCAACGCGACGATCGCAGCCGAGGACGAGCGGTTCTGGACGAACTACGGCGTCGAGCCATTGGCGATTGTGCGTGGCGCATTTATCAATATGACCGGTCGCGGCTCTTCCGGGGGATCGACAATCACCCAACAGCTTGTCCGGCAGCTCTTTCCGGAGAAGATCGGCTTCGAGCGATCCTACGAGCGCAAGATCCGCGAGGCGATCGTCGCGGTTCAGATGACGCAGACGTACTCGAAGGAAGAGATCCTTGAGCTCTATCTGAACACGATCTACTACGGGAACCGCGCCTACGGGATCGACGCCGCTTCGCAAGCCTATTTCAACAAGCACCCGTGGGAGCTGGACCTGGCCGAGGCATCAATGCTGGCCGGCCTGCCGCAAGCGCCGAGCTACTACGACCCGACCGTCAATATGGAGGCGGCCAAGTCGCGCCAACGGTACGTCCTCGACCAGATGACCAACCAGGGGTACATCACACGCGAGGATGCGGACGCGGCCTGGAACCAGCTGCTCGATCCACAAACCCGCGAAAACCGGTACAACCTCGCCCCTCACTGGGTGAACTTCGTCATCGGCAAGCTCGAGGAACGGTACGGCGCCGAGAAGGTCTACCGCGGGGGGCTGCAGGTGCGGACGACGCTCGACTACACCCTGCAACAGCAGGCCGAGGAGGCCGTGAACGCCCACCTGGCAACGCTGGCGCCATACGACGCGAGCAACGGCGCGCTTGTCGCGATGCTACCGGGCAGTGGCGAGATCGTCGCGATGGTTGGCTCGGCCGATTATACGGACGACGCGATCTCCGGCCAGGTAAACGTCACCGTCTCTGAACGGCAGCCCGGGTCGGCATTCATGCCGATCACCTACGCCGCCGCGTTTGAGTCGGGTTGGTACCCAGGCACCGTGATCCTCGATTACGCCGTGCGCTTCGATACCCCCGGCGCGCCGGAGCCGGAGTATGTCCCGGTCAACGCCGGTGGGGTGATCCATGGCGCGATCAGCGTCCGCAACGCGCTGGCCCGTTCGCTGAACGTGCCAGCAGTGCGGGCGATTGACTACGCGGGAGTGGAGGATACGATCGCTGTTGCCCATCGGGTCGGCATCCGCGACGGGCTCTGGCGAGGGACGGATGTCTATGGGCTGGCGCTGACACTCGGCGGTGGCGAGGTCTCGCCACTGGAGCTAACGAACGCGTACGCGACGTTTGCGAACAATGGTCGCTTTGTTCCATGGACATCGGTGCTTGAGATCCGCGGACCAGACGCCGAGGACTTGCAGCTGTTCGATCCGGCGCGCGCGTGGGCCGGCGCGCGCCAGGTGATTGACCCCGGTCACGCCTACGAGATCACCAGTATCCTCAGCGACGATGCATCTCGCCGGCCGACCTACGGCGCTGGCAATCCGCTGGAGTTCCCCGATCTCGCCCGACCGGTCGCGTCCAAGACAGGCACCAGCGCCGACTGGCGTGACAACTGGACGGTGGGCTATTCGACCGATCTCGTCGTCGGCGTCTGGGTTGGCAACACGGATAACGCGCCGATGCGTCAGATCGACGGAATCGCTGGCGCTGCGCCGATCTTCCACGACTTTCTCGTCCGCGCCCACGATCCCGCGTTCGCGACGACTCTCGCGGGGCCAGATGGCCAGCCAGTCCCGGTCACCTTCGCCCAGCCAGACAATATCGTCGAGATCGATGCCTGCCTGCCCACCGGCAAGCTCCCGATGCCAGGCGTCGGAACCTATCGGGAGATTACGACGACGAAAGACCGGCCGGTCGTTCGTTGTGACCAACTGACAGCGCGCGAGGCAGCCGATCTGCGGTTGGCGTTGGCCGACCTGACGGTCAACGGTAGCCGGTATACCCCGGAGGGGATTACCTCGCTGCTTGCCTACGCACAGGCCGTTGGCGGCGGTATCGGCATCCCGGACAACCCGGTGGAGCCGACCCCGACGCCAACGCCGACGCCGACACCGACGCCGACGCCGACCCCGACGCCAACACCGACCCCGACGCCGACACGGCCGCCATCGACACCAACCCCATCCCGGCCGGGCCCGCCGGGCCAGACGACAACAGTGCCGAATCTGTCTGGCCTCGACAGGGCCGCTGCCACAGCGGCGCTTCGGGCGGCGGGGCTACAGGTTGGGTCGGTCGTCCCCGTGCGCCAGTCCGACCTGCCGCCGGGAGTGAACATCAACACGGTTCAGGTCGGGCAGGTTATCCTGCAATCACCGGTCTGGGGGGTCAGCGTCCCGACCGGGTCGTTCATCAACATTGCTATCCGGGCGGAGTAA
- the nuoH gene encoding NADH-quinone oxidoreductase subunit NuoH — MSDQPLWISFVVGFIILNVLLIGMAYMTWAERKFMAYMQDRVGPHRTGPNGLLQPIADAVKLIGKEDLIPKFADKRIFVVAPLISFVTAPLAGLVIPFGNQVSVFGHEVNLYAADINIAVLYVLALSSIGVYGIILGGYASANRYSLLGALRSAAQVVSYEIVLGLSLVGVFIISGSLSLVDILNQQRQTLELFGTGLRIPNWFIFYQPLAFIIFLIAAVAETNRLPFDLPEAETELISGFHTEYSGFRFSFYFLAEYISMIVISLFAATLFLGGTDGPIADGPWWLIFKAFIFLFFYIWLRTTLPRFRYDQLMGIAWKVLLPLALLNIVITGFVRLAFNNQL, encoded by the coding sequence ATGAGCGACCAGCCGCTCTGGATTTCGTTCGTTGTGGGGTTCATCATCCTGAACGTCCTGCTGATCGGCATGGCGTACATGACGTGGGCCGAGCGCAAGTTCATGGCATATATGCAGGATCGTGTCGGCCCCCACCGGACCGGCCCGAATGGCCTGCTCCAGCCAATTGCCGACGCGGTGAAGCTGATCGGCAAGGAAGACCTGATCCCGAAGTTCGCGGACAAGCGCATCTTCGTTGTCGCCCCGCTGATTTCGTTTGTCACCGCGCCACTGGCCGGCCTGGTTATCCCATTTGGCAATCAGGTGTCGGTCTTCGGTCACGAAGTCAACCTCTACGCAGCCGATATCAACATCGCCGTCCTCTACGTCCTGGCCCTCAGCTCGATCGGTGTCTACGGAATCATCCTCGGCGGATACGCATCGGCGAATCGCTATTCTCTGCTCGGCGCGTTGCGATCGGCGGCACAGGTCGTCTCCTACGAGATCGTCCTCGGCCTGTCGTTGGTCGGCGTGTTCATCATCTCCGGGTCACTCTCGCTGGTGGACATTCTGAACCAGCAGCGCCAGACGCTTGAGCTGTTTGGCACCGGATTGCGAATTCCGAACTGGTTCATCTTCTATCAGCCACTCGCATTCATCATCTTCCTGATCGCCGCAGTCGCCGAAACCAACCGTCTGCCGTTTGACCTGCCAGAGGCCGAGACGGAGCTGATCTCCGGCTTCCACACCGAATATTCCGGCTTCCGGTTCTCGTTCTACTTCCTGGCCGAATACATCAGCATGATCGTTATCTCGCTCTTCGCCGCGACGCTGTTTCTCGGCGGGACCGATGGACCGATCGCCGATGGGCCGTGGTGGCTCATCTTCAAGGCGTTTATCTTCCTGTTCTTCTACATCTGGCTGCGAACAACGCTCCCGCGCTTCCGCTACGATCAGCTGATGGGTATCGCCTGGAAGGTGTTGCTGCCGCTGGCGCTACTGAACATCGTTATCACGGGGTTTGTGCGACTCGCCTTCAATAATCAGCTCTAG
- the nuoK gene encoding NADH-quinone oxidoreductase subunit NuoK: MHELTATHFLLLSAALFIIGTMGVLTRRNVLVIFMSVELMVNAVNVSFVGFAWEQNSMIGQTFALFVIAIAAAEAVLGLGIVMALSRRADTVDVGEIRELRD, from the coding sequence ATGCACGAGCTCACCGCCACCCACTTCCTGCTGCTGAGCGCAGCATTGTTCATCATCGGCACGATGGGCGTGCTGACCCGGCGCAACGTGCTGGTCATCTTCATGAGCGTCGAGCTGATGGTCAACGCAGTCAACGTGTCGTTCGTGGGCTTCGCCTGGGAACAGAACTCGATGATCGGCCAGACATTCGCGCTGTTTGTTATCGCGATCGCAGCAGCCGAGGCTGTGCTCGGGCTTGGTATCGTCATGGCGCTCTCGCGCCGAGCTGATACGGTCGATGTCGGAGAGATCCGCGAGTTGCGCGACTAG
- the nuoD gene encoding NADH dehydrogenase (quinone) subunit D translates to MMQETAASGTIQIETERQLGQNRREMVLNMGPQHPSTHGVLRVVVTLDGETIVASDPLIGYLHRGVEKIGENRRYSQFTPWTDRTDYVAAPLNNLGYILAVEKLCGIAAPERAQYWRVIMAELSRIASHLVWLGTHALDIGALSMSLYCFREREMILDVFERFCGARLTTNMMEIGGFSREIPAGLTDMIEDFLKIFPERQQEYSDLLTQNPIWITRTRGIGVIEPEAAISYGLTGACLRGSGINYDIRKAQPYLIYDRLDFEVPIGTRGDVYDRYLVRMEEMRQSLRMVRQCLDQMPTDGPLKLVESNYVIPPHANVLRTAEDMQRHFVWVIKGFEAPKGEVYMAIEQSKGELGYYIYSDGSNTPYRLRLRTPDFVNLQVLPYMAQGAMLADMVALIGTIDIVLGSVDR, encoded by the coding sequence ATGATGCAGGAAACCGCCGCCAGCGGGACGATCCAGATCGAGACCGAACGCCAGCTCGGCCAGAATCGGCGCGAGATGGTGCTCAATATGGGCCCGCAACACCCGTCGACCCACGGCGTGCTGCGCGTCGTTGTGACACTGGACGGTGAGACGATCGTCGCGAGCGACCCGCTCATTGGCTATCTCCACCGTGGTGTCGAGAAGATCGGCGAGAACCGTCGGTACTCGCAGTTCACACCCTGGACCGACCGGACCGATTACGTCGCTGCGCCATTGAACAACCTCGGTTACATCCTGGCCGTTGAGAAGCTCTGCGGCATCGCAGCGCCGGAGCGCGCCCAGTACTGGCGCGTCATCATGGCCGAGCTCAGCCGCATCGCCAGCCACCTCGTCTGGCTCGGCACCCACGCGCTGGACATCGGCGCGTTGTCGATGAGCCTGTATTGCTTCCGCGAGCGCGAGATGATCCTCGATGTCTTCGAGCGATTCTGTGGCGCTCGGCTGACGACGAACATGATGGAGATCGGCGGGTTCTCACGGGAGATTCCGGCCGGCCTGACCGACATGATCGAGGATTTCCTGAAGATCTTCCCCGAGCGACAGCAGGAGTACTCGGACCTCCTCACCCAGAACCCGATCTGGATCACACGCACCCGCGGCATCGGTGTCATTGAGCCAGAGGCAGCAATTTCGTACGGGCTGACCGGCGCTTGCCTCCGCGGCAGCGGCATCAACTACGACATCCGCAAGGCGCAGCCGTATCTGATCTACGATCGTCTCGACTTTGAGGTGCCGATCGGCACACGCGGTGATGTCTACGATCGGTACCTCGTCCGTATGGAGGAGATGCGCCAGTCGCTGCGGATGGTCCGCCAGTGTCTGGACCAGATGCCGACCGATGGCCCGCTGAAGCTGGTCGAATCCAACTACGTCATCCCGCCGCATGCGAACGTTCTTCGCACTGCCGAGGATATGCAGCGGCACTTCGTCTGGGTGATCAAGGGGTTTGAGGCGCCCAAGGGCGAGGTCTATATGGCGATCGAGCAGTCGAAGGGCGAGCTTGGCTATTACATCTATTCAGATGGCTCGAATACGCCCTACCGGCTGCGCTTGCGGACGCCCGATTTCGTCAACCTGCAGGTTCTGCCGTACATGGCCCAGGGGGCGATGCTGGCGGATATGGTGGCGCTGATCGGAACGATTGATATTGTCCTGGGTTCGGTTGATCGTTAG
- the ndhC gene encoding NADH-quinone oxidoreductase subunit A encodes MTVLTNYAVIGLLLLTAAAMGIALLMVGRLIRPHRPNPAKELPYESGVPGVSPPRMRYTPRFYVVAMLFVVFDIEAIFLFPWAVAFDALGLFGYIQAIVFISLLLAGLAYEWKKGALEWV; translated from the coding sequence GTGACAGTGCTCACCAACTATGCCGTCATCGGGCTATTGCTCTTAACCGCTGCCGCCATGGGAATAGCGCTGCTCATGGTCGGGCGGCTGATCCGCCCCCATCGTCCAAACCCCGCCAAAGAGCTGCCCTACGAGTCGGGCGTTCCAGGCGTTTCCCCTCCTCGCATGCGATACACCCCGAGGTTCTACGTCGTAGCCATGCTGTTCGTCGTGTTCGACATTGAGGCGATCTTCCTCTTCCCGTGGGCGGTGGCGTTCGACGCACTCGGCCTGTTCGGCTACATCCAGGCCATCGTCTTTATCAGCCTCCTGCTCGCCGGCCTCGCCTACGAGTGGAAGAAGGGAGCGCTCGAGTGGGTCTGA
- a CDS encoding NADH-quinone oxidoreductase subunit B family protein, which produces MGLIDDKFEKNVLTTSVDWLFNWGRRSSLWWLQFGLACCAIEMISASMPRFDLSERFGMLYRATPRQADLMFVAGTVTKKMAPTVRTLYDQMADPKWVISMGSCANVGGPFDTYAVVQGVDQVVPVDVYVPGCPPLPEGLYYGVLELQNKVIKYDTIAKKHGVGAAELERDQDRIAARAVITGTDAAIVSTSTGLSGQRRTTGLRRD; this is translated from the coding sequence GTGGGTCTGATCGACGACAAGTTCGAGAAAAACGTCCTGACAACTTCGGTGGACTGGCTGTTCAACTGGGGGCGTCGCTCTTCCTTATGGTGGCTGCAATTCGGGCTGGCCTGCTGTGCGATCGAGATGATTTCGGCGTCGATGCCGCGATTTGACTTGTCAGAACGCTTCGGCATGCTCTACCGCGCAACGCCTCGCCAGGCGGATCTGATGTTCGTCGCGGGCACGGTCACCAAGAAGATGGCGCCGACAGTTCGCACGCTCTACGACCAGATGGCCGATCCGAAGTGGGTGATCTCGATGGGCTCGTGCGCCAACGTCGGCGGTCCATTCGATACCTACGCCGTCGTCCAGGGGGTCGATCAGGTAGTCCCGGTCGATGTCTACGTCCCGGGCTGCCCTCCCCTGCCGGAGGGTCTGTACTACGGCGTTCTTGAGCTACAGAACAAGGTCATCAAATACGACACCATCGCCAAGAAGCACGGCGTCGGAGCGGCCGAGCTCGAGCGTGACCAGGATCGCATCGCCGCCCGCGCAGTGATCACCGGAACCGACGCCGCGATCGTCAGCACCAGCACCGGACTGAGTGGGCAACGGCGAACAACCGGGCTCCGTCGCGACTGA
- a CDS encoding NADH-quinone oxidoreductase subunit C: MSQNPGSDAGTPPDAQETIQLPALDAQVAAELAPVIEPAHDQTGVQEIDPVWVHSGYWGPLDEAQHPAIVALRAQFGDAIEGVTFFRDEVTVRVRTEQLPEICAFLRDAPDLKYQMLSDLTAVDMLNLRSEPRFDVVVTLYSIPRRWRLRLKAGVREDQPCPTLTTVYAASGWLERECYDMFGIVFAGHPDLRRMLLPEDWDEGHPLRKDYPIRGYKQYVQPGFVGAPRIRETSTGGE, translated from the coding sequence ATGTCTCAGAATCCAGGTTCAGACGCCGGCACACCGCCAGATGCGCAGGAGACGATTCAGCTCCCGGCGCTCGATGCGCAGGTCGCTGCCGAGCTTGCCCCGGTAATTGAGCCGGCTCACGATCAGACTGGCGTTCAGGAGATCGACCCCGTCTGGGTCCATAGCGGCTACTGGGGCCCCCTCGATGAAGCACAACATCCGGCGATCGTCGCGCTGCGCGCGCAATTCGGGGATGCTATTGAGGGCGTGACGTTCTTTCGCGACGAAGTGACAGTCCGCGTACGCACCGAGCAGTTGCCAGAGATCTGCGCCTTCCTGCGGGACGCGCCGGACCTCAAGTATCAGATGCTCTCGGACCTCACCGCAGTCGACATGCTGAACCTACGTTCGGAGCCGCGCTTCGATGTCGTGGTCACGCTCTATTCGATCCCGCGTCGCTGGCGTCTGCGGCTGAAGGCGGGAGTCCGCGAAGATCAGCCCTGCCCGACACTGACGACCGTCTACGCCGCGTCCGGCTGGCTGGAGCGTGAGTGTTACGACATGTTCGGGATCGTGTTCGCCGGCCATCCGGACCTGCGCCGGATGTTGCTGCCCGAGGATTGGGACGAGGGGCATCCACTCCGCAAGGACTATCCGATCCGCGGCTACAAGCAGTACGTCCAACCAGGCTTCGTGGGCGCGCCACGCATTCGCGAGACCTCGACGGGGGGCGAGTAG
- a CDS encoding neutral zinc metallopeptidase codes for MAKFRDQAKLDPSQIEDRRGGSIPRGAAVGGVGGGLGLIILIVVMLLGGNPLDSNTGIQPQQAPAGQSAQQRTVAAECQTGADANAQRDCQIVGYVNSIQAYWNQELPKYGLDYTQSKTVLFSQATQTGCGYASSEVGPFYCPTDKQVYLDLGFFDDLRTKFGAQGGPFAEAYVLAHEYGHHIQDIEGILGRSQQDRQGPQSAAVRTELQADCYAGVWAQNAAATGYLEPLTDDDIRTGLDAAAAVGDDRIQKEFQGRVNPETWTHGSAQQRQTWFMNGYKTGDPTKCDTFSGGI; via the coding sequence ATGGCGAAGTTCAGGGATCAGGCGAAGCTCGATCCGTCTCAGATCGAGGACCGGCGCGGCGGTAGTATTCCGCGCGGTGCCGCGGTCGGCGGCGTTGGCGGCGGTCTCGGGCTGATCATCCTCATCGTCGTCATGCTGTTGGGCGGCAACCCGCTCGACAGCAACACCGGCATCCAGCCGCAGCAGGCGCCGGCCGGCCAGTCGGCACAGCAGCGCACCGTCGCGGCAGAGTGCCAGACCGGCGCGGATGCTAACGCACAGCGCGACTGCCAGATCGTCGGCTACGTGAACAGTATCCAGGCCTACTGGAATCAGGAGTTGCCGAAGTACGGGCTCGACTACACGCAGTCGAAGACCGTCCTCTTCTCGCAGGCAACCCAGACCGGCTGCGGCTACGCCAGCTCGGAGGTGGGGCCGTTCTACTGCCCGACTGACAAGCAGGTCTACCTCGACCTCGGGTTCTTCGACGACCTGCGGACGAAGTTCGGCGCGCAGGGCGGGCCGTTCGCCGAGGCGTACGTGCTAGCCCACGAGTACGGCCACCACATCCAGGACATCGAGGGCATCCTCGGCCGATCGCAGCAGGACCGCCAGGGGCCGCAGAGCGCGGCAGTCCGGACGGAGCTGCAGGCCGACTGCTACGCGGGAGTCTGGGCGCAGAACGCCGCGGCAACTGGCTACCTCGAACCGCTGACTGACGACGACATCCGCACCGGCCTCGATGCCGCCGCCGCCGTCGGCGACGACCGCATTCAGAAGGAGTTCCAGGGTCGCGTCAACCCCGAGACCTGGACCCACGGCTCCGCCCAGCAACGCCAGACCTGGTTCATGAACGGCTACAAGACCGGCGACCCGACCAAGTGCGACACGTTCAGCGGAGGGATTTAG